One window of the Puntigrus tetrazona isolate hp1 chromosome 13, ASM1883169v1, whole genome shotgun sequence genome contains the following:
- the ppm1aa gene encoding protein phosphatase 1A isoform X1: protein MGAFLDKPKMEKHNAHGEGNSLRYGLSSMQGWRVEMEDAHTAVIGLPNGLDPWSFFAVYDGHAGSQVARYCCEHLLEHITSNPDFQGGGGGGGPAVEPSVDSVKSGIRTGFLQIDDHMRQISEKKHGGADRSGSTAVGVMISPRHIYFINCGDSRGLLSRGGAVHFFTQDHKPSNPLEKERIQNAGGSVMIQRVNGSLAVSRALGDFDYKCVHGKGPTEQLVSPEPEVYAIERSELEDEFIVLACDGIWDVMTNEELCDFVRSRLEVTDDLERVCNEIVDTCLYKGSRDNMSVVLVCFVSAPKVSPEAVKREAELDKYLESRVEEILKRQGDEGVPDLVHVMRTLASESIPNLPPGGELASKRSVIEAVYNKLNPYRNEDTDPDILFFRGFS from the exons ATGGGTGCTTTTCTGGATAAGCCAAAGATGGAGAAACACAACGCCCATGGTGAAGGCAACAGCCTGCGCTACGGCCTGAGCAGCATGCAGGGCTGGCGAGTAGAAATGGAGGATGCGCATACTGCTGTCATCGGCCTACCTAACGGCTTGGACCCCTGGTCGTTCTTCGCTGTCTACGACGGGCATGCGGGGTCACAGGTGGCACGCTACTGCTGCGAACACCTCCTGGAGCACATCACCAGCAACCCTGACTTCCAGGGTGGAGGCGGAGGAGGAGGTCCAGCTGTGGAGCCCAGCGTGGATAGTGTGAAATCTGGAATCCGTACTGGTTTCCTGCAGATCGACGATCACATGCGGCAGATCTCGGAGAAGAAGCACGGCGGTGCTGACCGCAGCGGCTCGACTGCCGTCGGTGTGATGATCTCACCCCGCCACATCTACTTTATCAACTGCGGAGACTCGCGGGGTTTGCTGAGCCGCGGAGGGGCTGTGCACTTCTTCACACAGGACCACAAACCCAGCAACCCCTTGGAGAAGGAGAGGATCCAGAACGCTGGAGGATCTGTGATGATCCAGCGCGTCAATGGGTCCCTGGCGGTCTCCAGGGCTCTGGGGGACTTTGACTATAAGTGTGTACATGGTAAGGGTCCCACGGAGCAGCTGGTGTCGCCGGAGCCTGAGGTGTATGCTATTGAGCGTTCGGAGCTGGAGGATGAGTTTATTGTTCTTGCGTGTGACGGGATTTGGGATGTGATGACCAACGAGGAGCTGTGCGATTTTGTTCGTTCACGACTGGAGGTGACTGATGATCTGGAGAGGGTCTGCAATGAAATTGTAGATACCTGTTTGTATAAG GGAAGTCGTGACAACATGAGTGTTGTGTTGGTGTGTTTCGTCAGTGCACCGAAGGTTTCCCCTGAAGCTGTCAAAAGGGAAGCGGAGCTTGATAAATACCTAGAGAGTCGAGTAGAAG AGATCCTGAAGAGGCAGGGGGATGAAGGTGTGCCCGATCTGGTACATGTGATGCGCACATTAGCATCAGAGAGCATCCCCAATCTACCACCTGGAGGAGAGCTGGCCAGCAA gCGGAGTGTAATTGAAGCAGTATACAACAAACTTAACCCATACAGGAACGAGGATACA
- the dhrs7 gene encoding dehydrogenase/reductase SDR family member 7 has protein sequence MLDVCWLCVILAGSAVYLLTQFIRFIFADADLTVLWAARFGKRPESKFRGKVVWITGASSGIGEELSYQLAALGARLVLSARRENELERVKRTCLERFSLKDEDILVLPLDLLDRGSHQEKTEAALKHFGDIDVLINNGGRTQRSLCTDADVEVYQALMELNFLGTVSVTKQVLPHMIRRGNGIIATVSSVAGFVGAPLATGYAASKHAVQGFFNSLRTELTDYPNITISTICPGPVISSIVQNAFTEELGKPVATAGDQTHKMSTERCVHLTLVGLANRVKEMWIAEQPFLLFCYLWQYAPTLAWYLTNVLGKIRVQNFKAGLDADSAYFSKPKVKTT, from the exons ATGTTGGACGTATGCTGGCTGTGTGTGATTCTCGCTGGGAGCGCGGTTTATTTACTAACGCAGTTCATACGCTTCATTTTCGCAGACGCTGATCTGACTGTACTGTGGGCGGCGAGGTTCGGCAAAAGACCAG aaTCCAAGTTTAGAGGCAAAGTGGTGTGGATTACCGGAGCCTCGAGTGGCATCGGGGAAGAGTTGTCCTATCAGCTCGCGGCGCTCGGTGCTCGGCTAGTACTGTCTGCCCGCAGGGAGAATGAGCTGGAGAGGGTAAAGCGCACATGTTTAG AGCGCTTCTCTCTAAAGGATGAGGATATTCTTGTCCTTCCACTTGATTTGTTGGACCGTGGATCACATCAAGAAAAAACCGAAGCAGCTCTGAAGCACTTTGGTGAT ATAGATGTGTTGATAAACAACGGAGGCCGGACGCAGCGTTCGCTGTGCACCGATGCTGATGTGGAGGTGTACCAGGCACTTATGGAGCTCAACTTCCTTGGCACCGTATCTGTCACTAAGCAAGTGCTGCCCCACATGATCCGCCGTGGGAATGGTATCATAGCCACCGTCAGCAGCGTTGCAGGCTTTGTAGGGGCGCCCCTGGCCACGGGCTATGCTGCAAGCAAGCATGCGGTGCA AGGGTTTTTTAACTCTCTGAGGACAGAACTCACTGATTACCCGAACATCACCATAAGTACCATCTGTCCCGGACCTGTAATATCAAGCATTGTTCAGAATGCGTTCACCGAGGAGCTAGGCAAG cCTGTGGCCACAGCTGGTGATCAGACGCATAAGATGTCTACAGAGCGCTGTGTTCACCTCACACTGGTAGGTCTGGCCAACCGCGTGAAAGAGATGTGGATCGCCGAGCAGCCCTTTCTACTCTTCTGCTATTTGTGGCAATACGCTCCAACTCTGGCCTGGTACTTGACTAATGTTCTGGGGAAAATCCGTGTGCAGAACTTCAAAGCTGGACTG GATGCAGACTCTGCATATTTCAGCAAGCCTAAGGTCAAGACAACTTGA
- the ppm1aa gene encoding protein phosphatase 1A isoform X3, which produces MGAFLDKPKMEKHNAHGEGNSLRYGLSSMQGWRVEMEDAHTAVIGLPNGLDPWSFFAVYDGHAGSQVARYCCEHLLEHITSNPDFQGGGGGGGPAVEPSVDSVKSGIRTGFLQIDDHMRQISEKKHGGADRSGSTAVGVMISPRHIYFINCGDSRGLLSRGGAVHFFTQDHKPSNPLEKERIQNAGGSVMIQRVNGSLAVSRALGDFDYKCVHGKGPTEQLVSPEPEVYAIERSELEDEFIVLACDGIWDVMTNEELCDFVRSRLEVTDDLERVCNEIVDTCLYKGSRDNMSVVLVCFVSAPKVSPEAVKREAELDKYLESRVEEILKRQGDEGVPDLVHVMRTLASESIPNLPPGGELASKRSVIEAVYNKLNPYRNEDTT; this is translated from the exons ATGGGTGCTTTTCTGGATAAGCCAAAGATGGAGAAACACAACGCCCATGGTGAAGGCAACAGCCTGCGCTACGGCCTGAGCAGCATGCAGGGCTGGCGAGTAGAAATGGAGGATGCGCATACTGCTGTCATCGGCCTACCTAACGGCTTGGACCCCTGGTCGTTCTTCGCTGTCTACGACGGGCATGCGGGGTCACAGGTGGCACGCTACTGCTGCGAACACCTCCTGGAGCACATCACCAGCAACCCTGACTTCCAGGGTGGAGGCGGAGGAGGAGGTCCAGCTGTGGAGCCCAGCGTGGATAGTGTGAAATCTGGAATCCGTACTGGTTTCCTGCAGATCGACGATCACATGCGGCAGATCTCGGAGAAGAAGCACGGCGGTGCTGACCGCAGCGGCTCGACTGCCGTCGGTGTGATGATCTCACCCCGCCACATCTACTTTATCAACTGCGGAGACTCGCGGGGTTTGCTGAGCCGCGGAGGGGCTGTGCACTTCTTCACACAGGACCACAAACCCAGCAACCCCTTGGAGAAGGAGAGGATCCAGAACGCTGGAGGATCTGTGATGATCCAGCGCGTCAATGGGTCCCTGGCGGTCTCCAGGGCTCTGGGGGACTTTGACTATAAGTGTGTACATGGTAAGGGTCCCACGGAGCAGCTGGTGTCGCCGGAGCCTGAGGTGTATGCTATTGAGCGTTCGGAGCTGGAGGATGAGTTTATTGTTCTTGCGTGTGACGGGATTTGGGATGTGATGACCAACGAGGAGCTGTGCGATTTTGTTCGTTCACGACTGGAGGTGACTGATGATCTGGAGAGGGTCTGCAATGAAATTGTAGATACCTGTTTGTATAAG GGAAGTCGTGACAACATGAGTGTTGTGTTGGTGTGTTTCGTCAGTGCACCGAAGGTTTCCCCTGAAGCTGTCAAAAGGGAAGCGGAGCTTGATAAATACCTAGAGAGTCGAGTAGAAG AGATCCTGAAGAGGCAGGGGGATGAAGGTGTGCCCGATCTGGTACATGTGATGCGCACATTAGCATCAGAGAGCATCCCCAATCTACCACCTGGAGGAGAGCTGGCCAGCAA gCGGAGTGTAATTGAAGCAGTATACAACAAACTTAACCCATACAGGAACGAGGATACA ACTTGA
- the ppm1aa gene encoding protein phosphatase 1A isoform X2 — protein MGAFLDKPKMEKHNAHGEGNSLRYGLSSMQGWRVEMEDAHTAVIGLPNGLDPWSFFAVYDGHAGSQVARYCCEHLLEHITSNPDFQGGGGGGGPAVEPSVDSVKSGIRTGFLQIDDHMRQISEKKHGGADRSGSTAVGVMISPRHIYFINCGDSRGLLSRGGAVHFFTQDHKPSNPLEKERIQNAGGSVMIQRVNGSLAVSRALGDFDYKCVHGKGPTEQLVSPEPEVYAIERSELEDEFIVLACDGIWDVMTNEELCDFVRSRLEVTDDLERVCNEIVDTCLYKGSRDNMSVVLVCFVSAPKVSPEAVKREAELDKYLESRVEEILKRQGDEGVPDLVHVMRTLASESIPNLPPGGELASKRSVIEAVYNKLNPYRNEDTDSASTDDMW, from the exons ATGGGTGCTTTTCTGGATAAGCCAAAGATGGAGAAACACAACGCCCATGGTGAAGGCAACAGCCTGCGCTACGGCCTGAGCAGCATGCAGGGCTGGCGAGTAGAAATGGAGGATGCGCATACTGCTGTCATCGGCCTACCTAACGGCTTGGACCCCTGGTCGTTCTTCGCTGTCTACGACGGGCATGCGGGGTCACAGGTGGCACGCTACTGCTGCGAACACCTCCTGGAGCACATCACCAGCAACCCTGACTTCCAGGGTGGAGGCGGAGGAGGAGGTCCAGCTGTGGAGCCCAGCGTGGATAGTGTGAAATCTGGAATCCGTACTGGTTTCCTGCAGATCGACGATCACATGCGGCAGATCTCGGAGAAGAAGCACGGCGGTGCTGACCGCAGCGGCTCGACTGCCGTCGGTGTGATGATCTCACCCCGCCACATCTACTTTATCAACTGCGGAGACTCGCGGGGTTTGCTGAGCCGCGGAGGGGCTGTGCACTTCTTCACACAGGACCACAAACCCAGCAACCCCTTGGAGAAGGAGAGGATCCAGAACGCTGGAGGATCTGTGATGATCCAGCGCGTCAATGGGTCCCTGGCGGTCTCCAGGGCTCTGGGGGACTTTGACTATAAGTGTGTACATGGTAAGGGTCCCACGGAGCAGCTGGTGTCGCCGGAGCCTGAGGTGTATGCTATTGAGCGTTCGGAGCTGGAGGATGAGTTTATTGTTCTTGCGTGTGACGGGATTTGGGATGTGATGACCAACGAGGAGCTGTGCGATTTTGTTCGTTCACGACTGGAGGTGACTGATGATCTGGAGAGGGTCTGCAATGAAATTGTAGATACCTGTTTGTATAAG GGAAGTCGTGACAACATGAGTGTTGTGTTGGTGTGTTTCGTCAGTGCACCGAAGGTTTCCCCTGAAGCTGTCAAAAGGGAAGCGGAGCTTGATAAATACCTAGAGAGTCGAGTAGAAG AGATCCTGAAGAGGCAGGGGGATGAAGGTGTGCCCGATCTGGTACATGTGATGCGCACATTAGCATCAGAGAGCATCCCCAATCTACCACCTGGAGGAGAGCTGGCCAGCAA gCGGAGTGTAATTGAAGCAGTATACAACAAACTTAACCCATACAGGAACGAGGATACA